A window of the Cicer arietinum cultivar CDC Frontier isolate Library 1 chromosome 6, Cicar.CDCFrontier_v2.0, whole genome shotgun sequence genome harbors these coding sequences:
- the LOC113784747 gene encoding uncharacterized protein, whose translation MCKWMMHRLKVTSILRCFGKEHPVYVQGMGFGVCPTMIFESSRNSSFGCASSSEIERLKVELQANNARIQALEEEVAKSPRVRALEEQMTIFMLNLGCQFPRRVNQVLDLYSPLEMRCSSLSSHNPHNLGHGASHGHGASNGYQASHGYGASNGYGASNGYGASNGNKASHGHEISYGTSPP comes from the exons ATGTGCAAATGGATGATGCATCGTCTAAAAGTGACATCTATACTAAGGTGTTTTGGTAAAGAGCACCCAGTATATGTGCAGGGCATGGGGTTTGGTGTTTGTCCTACTATGATTTTTGAGAGCTCAAGAAATTCATCATTTGGTTGTGCTTCATCTTCAGAAATTGAAAGGCTGAAAGTAGAATTGCAAGCAAATAATGCAAGAATTCAAGCCTTAGAGGAAGAGGTAGCAAAAAGTCCAAGAGTTCGAGCTTTAGAAGAACAAATGACTATCTTTATGCTAAACCTTGGCTGTCAATTTCCTCGTAGAGTTAATCAA gtTCTAGATTTATACTCACCACTAGAAATGAGGTGTTCTTCGTTATCTAGTCACAATCCTCATAATCTTGGACATGGAGCTAGTCACGGTCATGGAGCAAGTAATGGGTATCAAGCTAGTCATGGGTATGGAGCAAGTAATGGGTATGGAGCAAGTAATGGGTATGGAGCAAGTAATGGAAATAAAGCTAGTCATGGACATGAAATTAGTTATGGAACTTCTCCTCCATAG